GCCAACAACTCGGTACTGGCACAGGGCTGCGACAAGCTCGGCATCAAGGTTGGCCGCATCCGCCGCAATGTCAGCGGCTGCTGGAATCTGGGCTATTGCGGCACCGGCTGTCCGACCAATGCCAAGCAGTCGATGCTGGTCAGCACCCTGCCAGCCGCCCTACAGCGTGGTGCACGGCTGCTGACGCGGGTCGCGGTGACACGGGTACTGGCTGATCGGAATGGCAAGCGCGCACTGGGCATCAGCGGTGCGGCACTGGATGGCCCCGGCATTCGCCACACCGGCCGACAGGTGACCGTTCGTGCCCGCCACGTGGTACTCAGCGCCGGCGCCATCGGCACCCCGGCCATCCTGCTGCGCAGCCAGCTGCCGGATCCATACGGACTGGTCGGCAGGCGCACCGTCCTGCACCCGGTACTACTGTCCGGCGCCATCATGCCGCAGCGTATCGACGGCTATCACGGCGCGCCGCAAAGCGTGTACAGCGACCATTTTCTGCACACCCAGCCACTGGATGGGCCGCTTGGCTTCAAGCTGGAAGTGCCGCCGATTCATCCGCTGATCTTTGCCGCCACGCTGCCGGGGCTGGGAGATGAGCACGCGCGACTGATGCGGCAGTTGCCCTACCTGAATGTCACCCTGGCGCTGCTGCGCGACGGCTTCCACGCCGACAGCCAGGGCGGGCAGGTGCGGCTGCGCCGCGACGGCTCGCCGCAGCTGGACTATGTGCTGGGCGACGTGGAGTGGCAGGCCGCACGGAGGGCACTGCTGCAGATGGCGGAAATCCAGTTTGCCGCCGGCGCCCGCGCGGTGCTGCCGGTCCACGAGAACGCCGGACTGGCTCGCAGTTGGCCGCAGGCACAGCAGATGATCGCAGCGCTGCCGATGCAGCTGCTGCGCACCCGCGTGGTCAGCGCCCACGTGATGGGTGGCGCCGCGATGGCCGGCGACGAACGCCAGGGTGTGATCGACCACTTGGGGCAGCACTGGCAGGTTGCCGGGCTGAGCGTGATCGACGGCGCGATGTTCCCGACCAGCATCGGCGCCAACCCGCAACTGTCGATCTACGCACTGGCCCTGCGCGCCGCCACGACACTGGCCGCGCAGTTAGCCCGTTAGTGTTAAGCGGCGATACGCCAGCCAGGCCGGGCCTCTGCGCCACCGCCGGCAGCCCCGAGCGGCCGCCGGTGTGTGCCGGAAAAATCTTGGCAAAACGCATCGGCATCAATATAATCGCGGCCTGTTGTTGCCCTGCGCAACACAAAGGAAGCGTGGCCGAGTGGTTTAAGGCAGCGGTCTTGAAAACCGCCGAAGGTGTGAGCCTTCCGTGAGTTCGAATCTCACCGCTTCCGCCATGATTCAAAGATAAAGCCCTGAATTTTCAGGGCTTTTTTCTTTTTACTGGCCACCTGGTAGCCAAATCTGGTAGCCATTTTGTTTTGTGCGTTTTTGGTCCCAGACCCACGCTAAGTGAATCCTTGGGGCTGATCTCACTGTCCTGATTGCCGATTCAGTAGGGAAGTGCAGAGCAACCCGGCAACAGAAGTCTTCCGCGGAACTTAGCCCGGGCTAGAGGTCTTGCGGTGTTGCCATCAAGATTTTCCCCGCATAATGCTTCCCCGCTTGGTCTGGCCTCATTACCCAACACATTGGCCACGATATTTTATGCCGTTTACATGTCTCCCCTAGGGCGTGTCATCAATTCCCACCGAGTCTTGAAGAACAGGCCAAGCGTCTATAAATGATTGCCCATGAAAAGACGATACGCGCTGAGAGATGACCAATGGGAACGCATCAAGGACTTGTTG
The nucleotide sequence above comes from Vogesella indigofera. Encoded proteins:
- a CDS encoding GMC family oxidoreductase, which gives rise to MNNTLPDPWQEGLASGWRVLDASTLDRDLALECDVVIVGSGAGGGISAEVLSQAGLDVVIVEEGALKSSRDFRLRESDAYPQLYQEAANRQTADKGITILQGRTVGGSTTVNWTSSFRTPPDTLRWWREQHGLQPLQDEALHPWFERAEQRLGIRDWEVSPNANNSVLAQGCDKLGIKVGRIRRNVSGCWNLGYCGTGCPTNAKQSMLVSTLPAALQRGARLLTRVAVTRVLADRNGKRALGISGAALDGPGIRHTGRQVTVRARHVVLSAGAIGTPAILLRSQLPDPYGLVGRRTVLHPVLLSGAIMPQRIDGYHGAPQSVYSDHFLHTQPLDGPLGFKLEVPPIHPLIFAATLPGLGDEHARLMRQLPYLNVTLALLRDGFHADSQGGQVRLRRDGSPQLDYVLGDVEWQAARRALLQMAEIQFAAGARAVLPVHENAGLARSWPQAQQMIAALPMQLLRTRVVSAHVMGGAAMAGDERQGVIDHLGQHWQVAGLSVIDGAMFPTSIGANPQLSIYALALRAATTLAAQLAR